CCGGTGACATCCCACGTCACCGGCCGGTGGGCCCGGCCGATTCCGGATCGGCGTTCCAGTGTAATCGCCCCGCACGGCGACAAAGGCAAAAGAGCAATTTGGAAGATGCGCTGACCAGGACACAACTGCCACGGTCATGGTGAGGGTCAGCACGCTCATCGCTGGCAGAGCAAGGAACGTGCCTATCGACACCACAGGCGGACGGCATGCATCGGAGGTAGCACGAATTCTGTCGCCCAGGCGGGACCCGCGTCCGCACCGCGGATCCGCACGATCTCCGACGGCCGGCTCCGCGACTGCCTCGCGCGGGCCGATGTCGTGATCGGGGCTGTACGGAATGGGGCTTCCGATCTCCGCCTGGCCCTTGAGGGAGGACGCGGTTTGACGACCGAGATCCCGACGCGGGAGCAATCTGTGCCCCGCCCGAACGGCGATGAGTATCCGAGCGCATCGTCGTCCCCATATCCAGCCGCTCCGGCGACCTGCGGCACCAACGACGAGAGGATGATCAAGACATGACGACAGTCGACGCGCCGCCCAAGGCTGGGCGGCGGGAGTGGATCGGCCTGGTCGTACTGGCCTTGCCCACCATGCTGACGACCGTGGACATCAGCGTGCTGTTCCTCGCGCTGCCCCAGCTGGCCACCGAGCTGGGCGCCACCGGCACCGAGCAGCTGTGGATCACTGACATCTACGCCTTCCTGATCGCCGGATCCCTCATCACCATGGGGACCCTCGGCGACCGGATCGGCCGCCGCAAGGTGCTGCTGAGCGGCGCGGCGGTCTTCATCGTCGCCTCACTGCTGGCCGCCTACTCCACCTCCCCCGAGATGCTGATCTTCTCGCGCGGGCTGCTCGGCATCGCCGGAGCCACGGTGATGCCCTCGGTCATGGCGCTGATCAGCAACATGTTCAAGGACCCCGCGCAGCTGGGCGCCGCCTACGGCATCTGGGGCGGCTCCATCATGATCGGCGTCGTGCTCGGCCCGGTGGTCGGCGGAATCCTGCTCGGCGCCTTCGGCTGGCAGTCGGTCTTCATCATGGGTGTGCCCATCATGGCGCTGCTGCTGCTGCTCGGCCCGTTCTTCCTCCCCGAGTTCCGGGCCCCGGAGGCCGGGCGGCTGGACCTGTTCAGCGTGATCCTGTCCTTCGCCTCCATCCTGCCGATCGTCTACGGCCTCAAGGAGGTGGCCAGGAACGGCTGGCAGCCGGCGGCCATCGCGGCCCTCGTGGCCGGCGTGCTGTTCACCCTGATCTTCATCGTGCGCCAGCGCAGGCTGACCAGCCCGCTGCTCGACCTGAGCCTGTTCTCCATCAAGGCGGTCCGCACAGGGCTGATCGTCGCCACGGCCATCGGTGTCATCATGGGCGGGGTCGGCCTGACGGCCGTGCTGTACATGCAGATGGTCGAGGGACTGTCACCGCTGCAGGCGGGCGCGTGGATGCTGGCTCCGACGATCCTGATGACCGTGGGCGGCATGGGGATCGCCCCGCAGATCGCCCGCAAGGTCCGTCCCGCCTTCGTCCTGGTGGTCGGCATGGTGATCGCCGCGATCGGCATGCTGGTGCTCACCCAGGTCAGCAGCGTGGGCGGGTTCACGACCCTGATGATCGGCCTCATCATCGCCTACATCGGCGGCAGCCCGGTCGGAGGACTGACCCAGTACATGCTGATGAGCTCCGCCCCGCCGGAGAAGGCGGGATCGGTGTCGTCGGTGTCGTCGACCGGCGGCGAGCTGGGTGTCGCGCTGGGCATCGCCGTCCTGGGCAGCGTCGGCACGATCGTCTTCCGGAACGAGGTGGTCATCCCGGCCGGGGTCTCCGCCGGGGCCGCCCAGACCGCCAAGGAGAGCGTCGCCGGCGCCGTGGCCACTGCCCAGCAGCTGCCCGGCACGGTAGGCGCCGACCTGCTCGAATCCGCTCGTGAGGCCTTCACCAGCGGGCTGCACGCGGTCACCACGGTCACCGGCGTCCTCTACATCGGCCTGGCCATCCTGACCTTCGTCGGGCTCCGGCACCTGCCCCCCATGAGCGGGGCACCGGGTGCGCCGCCGACGCCGGGCGAGGCGGCACAGACCGAGCCGTCCAAGGACGACACGGTCCAGACCGTCAGCTGACCGGAGAACCCGCCGGCACGGCACCGCGGGGCCACATCGGACCAGGTGCCGACGGACCGGACCGACGACAGGTTCCCGCTCCCGGAAAAGGGGGGCGGGAACCTGTCGTCATCGGCCCCGGGCGCCGGCGCGGGCAGGTAACCCCGCCTGGGCCGCCTGCCCGGACCCACCTGTGAGAGGCCGGAATCGGGAGGACCTGATGGACGCCGACCGGACGACCGGGCCAGGACCGCGGGCCGGGCGACGGGAGTGGACCGGGCTGGCCGTACTGGCCCTGCCCACCCTGCTGGTCTCCCTCGACGTGTTCGTGATGCTGCTGGCGCTGCCGCACCTGAGCAGGGACCTGGGAGCCGGCAGCACCCAGCAGCTGTGGATCACCGACATCTACGCGTTCATGCTCGCCGGATTCCTGATCACCATGGGGACTCTCGGCGACCGGATCGGCCGCCGCAGGCTGCTGCTGGGCGGCGCGGCCGTGTTCGGCCTCGCCTCGGTGCTGGCCGCCTACTCCACCTCCCCGGAGATGCTGATCGCCGCCCGCGCGCTGCTCGGGGTCGCCGGGGCGACCCTGGCCCCCTCGACCCTGGCACTGATCAGCAACATGTTCCACGACCCCCGGCAGCGGGGCCTGGCCATCGGGGTGTGGCTGACCTGCTTCATGGGCGGCGCCGCCATCGGCCCGATCGTCGGCGGCGCGATGCTGGAGACCTTCTGGTGGGGCGCGGCGTTCCTGATCGGGGTGCCCGCCATGGTGCTGCTGCTGGTGCTCGGGCCGCTGCTGCTGCCCGAATACCGCACCCCGCAGGCCGGCCGGCTGGACCTGGCCAGCGTCGCGCTGTCCCTGGCCGCGACCCTGCCGATCGTCTACGGCCTCAAGGAGCTCGCCAGGAACGGCTGGCAGCCGTTGCCCGTCGCCGCGGTCGCGGTCGGCCTCGCCGTCGGCGTGGTCTTCACCCGCCGGCAGCGTGGACTGGCCGATCCGCTGCTGGACCTGCGTCTGTTCGCCAACCGCACCTTCAGCGCCGCACTGGGCACAATGCTGTTCGGCATCATGCTGACCAGTGCGATCATGCTGTTCATCACCCAGCACCTCCAGCTGGTCGACGGCCTGTCACCCCTGCAGACGGGCCTGTGGATGCTCCCCACCGTCGCCGCGAACACCGCGAGCTTCCTGCTGTCGCCGCTCCTGGCCCGCCGGATCCGCCCCGCCTACCTCATCGGAGCCGGCCTGGCCGTGTCGGTGGCCGGCCTGCTGCTGCTCACCCGGGCCGGCGCGGCCTCCGGACCCGCGGTCCTGGCGGCGGGCTTCGCCCTCAGCAACCTCGGCGCCGGCCCGCTGCTGACCCTGGGCACCAACCTGGTCGTCGGATCCGCCCCGCCCGGCAGAGCCGGATCGGCTGCGGCCATGAACGAGACGAGTGCGGAGTTCGGCTTCGCGCTCGGCATCGCCGTACTGGGCAGCGTCGGCACCGCCGTGTACCGCCACCACATCGCCGCCGGCATCCCCGCCGGCATACCGGCCCCGGCCGCCCAGGCGGCCCGTGACACGCTCGCCGGCGCCGCGACCGCGGCCCAGCACCTGCCCGGCCGGCTCCAGGCGGCGCTGCTCGCCCCCGCCCGCGAGGCCTTCACCAGCGGGCTGCACGCCGTCGCGATCCTCAGTGCCGTGCTCCTGGCCGGCGTCGCGATCCTCGCCGTGACCCTGCTCCGGCACGTGCGCCCCAGCGCTCAGAACCACCCCGACCAGCCTGGCGACGCCCCGGAGGCGGCAGCCGGTGCCGTCCCCCAGGGAGCCTCCAACTGAAACGAGCGTGCCGGCCGTCGGCCGGCACGCTGTGTGCGCACGCTGTGGAGGTCCGGCCGGGGCCGGGCGGTCGGGCGGGGGATCAGGCTGCCGGCCACGTCCAGTGCATGCCGTCAAGGGAGGGGATGAGACCGCCTGGGCGCACCGGGGTCTGCTCGTCGGCGTTCTCACCGATGACGGCCTGCACCTGGATCCGGGCGCCGGCCTTGACGACGGAGCGGGCCAGCGAGGCCTGCAGCAGGTTGCGGTCCTCTCCCTCGACGTGCACCGGACGCTGGACGATCTGCGACAGCTCCTCGAAGGCGGAGGCCCGCTCGGTGAGGTAGGAGCCGGCGTCGACGAGCGCTCCCTCGTTCGAGGCGCCGCCGCCGACGAGCTCCACGAAGGACTCCAGCTCGGACGCGGTGTTGTTGGTGACCTTCTTGGCGTTCCAGAAGTAGGAGTCCTCGTGCTGGTGCATGTCGTAGAAGGCGACGAGGAAATCGTGGAAGAGCGCGTACTCCTTGCGGTAACGGGCCTCGTACTCCTCGAAGGCGGCCGTCTCCTGGGTCTGGTCGCGCAGGGAGGTGTTGATGGAGCGGGCGGCCATCATGGCGCTGTAGGTCGCCAGGTGCACCCCGGAGGAGAAGACCGGGTCGATGAAGCAGGCCGCGTCACCGGTCAGGACCATGCCGGGCCGCCAGAACGCCTCCTTGCTGTAGGAGTAGTCCTTGCGGATGCGGATCTCGCCGTAGGGCCCGTCCGTGACGCGCTGGGCGTCGGCCAGGTATTCGGCGATCAGCGGGCATTCGTCGATCAGCTTGCTCAGCGCCTTCTCCCGGTCGCCCTGGACCCGTTCGAGTTCGGCCTGGCGCACGACCGCGCCGACGCTGGTGAGCTCGTCGGTGAGCGGGATGTACCAGAACCAGCCGGAGTCGAAGGCCGCGGCCAGGATGTTGCCCTGGTTGGGGGCGGGCAGTCGCTTGCCGCCGGTGTAGTAGCCGAACAGCGCGATGTTGCGGAAGAACTCCGAGTAGAGCCGCTTGCCGCCGACCCTCTGATGGATGCGGCTCTTGTGCCCGGAGGCGTCGACGAGGTAGCGGCTGCGGGCGGTGTGCCGCACGCCGTCGGCGTCGGTGAAGTGCACACCGCACACCCGTCCGTCGTCCTCGACGACGTCGGTGACCGATGTCCGCTCGCGCACCTCGACGCCCTTGCGGCGGGCGTTGTCGAGGAGGATCTGGTCGAACTTCATCCGTTCGACCTGGTAGGCGGTCGAGGCCTCGGTGCTGAACTTGGAGGAGATGGAGAAGGAGAAGGTCCATGGCTCGGGATTGCTGCCCCACCGGAAGGTGCCGCCCCGTTTGGGCATGAATCCGGCTTCCCGCAGTTCCTCCGACACGCCGAGGAGCTGGCAGATTCCGTGCACGGTCGAGGGGAGCAACGACTCCCCGATCTGGTAGCGGGGGAACTGTTCTTTCTCCAGGAGCAGGACGTTGTGTCCCTGCATCGCCACGAGCGCCGCGGTCGTCGAGCCCGCGGGGCCGCCGCCGACCACGATGACGTCGTATTCAAGGGCGTTCTCAGCACTCACGTTCACGTTCTCCTTCACAAGGCACGCCGCCCGGCCCGAGCGGACGTGTGGTGATTCCCCGTCAGCCTCCTCGCCGCCGGCGGCACCGGGCCGGCCCTGGGACCACCGGATGATCCGGCGGCCCCGGGGCGCCGGCCCGGCCCCGTGGGCCGGGCGTCGATGGGGCATGGAAGTTCAGGACCGGCCGCGCCTGGGGTCAGCGCAGCTCGACGCCACAGTCCACGACGGCCTGGAGCACCTCACCGCGCGCCAGGGCCGCGGCCACCGTCTCGATGTCGTCGGCCATGTAACGGTCCTTGTCCAGCGTCGGCACCAGCGAGCGCACCTTGTCGTAGACAGCCTTGGCGGCCGGGCTCAGCCCCTCGTAGCGCCCGGAGACGTCCACCGCCTGGGCCGCGGCGAGGAACTCCACCGCGAGGATCTTCTCGTTGTTCTGCAGGACCCTGCGCGCGTTACGCGCCGAGATCAGGCCCATGCTGACGATGTCCTGGTTGTCGCCGTTGGAGGGCACGCTCTGCGTGCTGGCCGGGCCGATGGTCCGGTTCTCCGCTATCAGCGCCGTCGCCGGGTACTGCGCACCGGCGAATCCGCTGTTGAGACCGGGGTCGCCCATGACGAGGAACTCCGGAAGGCCGTAGCTGAGGTGCCGGTTCAGCAGCCGGTTGGTCCGCCGCTCGGACAGGACGCCGAGCTGGGTGAGCGCGATCGTCACGAAGTCCATCGCGAACGCGATCGGCTGACCGTGGAAGTTGGCGCCGTGGAAGATCTCCTGCCCCTCGAAGAACAGCGGGTTGTCGTTGGAGGAGTTGAGTTCGATCTCCAGCTTCGTCACCGCGTGGTAGAGGGTGTCGCGGACGGCCCCGAGGACCTGCGGGATGGCCCGCAGCGAGTAGGCCTTCTGCAGGTAGTGCGGCGTCCGCTGCACGGTCTGGCCGTTCTGCCTGCTCTCCTGCACCTGCTGGCGCAGGTCGGCGTGCTCCACGGTCAGCTCGCTGCCCCGCATCAGCTCGCGCATGTTGGCGGCGCTGTCGATCTGGCCGGCGTGCGGGCGGGCGATGTCGTGCCCCTCGGGACGGAAGGGACTGGTCGAGCCCTGCAGCGTCTCGATCACCAGCGCCGCGACGATCTCGGCCTGCCGCACCTGGGTCAGGGCCCGGCCGACGACGAGGGAGCCCAGCCCGGTCATCGCGGACGTGCCGTTGATCAGCGCGAGCCCCTCCTTGAAGCGCAGCTCCAGCGGCTCGATGCCGAACTCACTGAGAACCTCGGCGGTCTTGACCCGCTTGCCGTCACGCAGGACGTAGCCCTCGCCGATCACCGTGCTCGCGATGTGCGCCAGCGGGGCCAGGTCGCCGCTGGCGCCCAGCGAGCCGATCTCCGGGATGGCCGGGATGATCCCCAGGTTGAGGTAGAGCGCCAGGCGCTCCAGCACCTGCGGCCGCACGGCGGAGTACCCCTTGGCCAGGGCGTTCAGCCGGGTGGCGAGGATCGCTCTGGCCTCGTCCTCGGCGAACAGCGGGCCCACGCCGGCGCTGTGGCTGCGCACGAGGTTGGTCTGCAGCTCCACCTCCTTGGCGGTGCCCACCAGCATGTAGATCATCTCGCCGAAGCCGGTGGTGACTCCGTAGATGGGGATGTCCTCGCGGGCGATGTCCTCGAAGACCTGCCGGCTCCTGGCGGCCGCGGCCAGGGCACCCGGCGTGAGCTTGCAGGGCGCCCGGTCCTCGGCGATCCGCCGGACACCGGCGATA
The nucleotide sequence above comes from Streptosporangium brasiliense. Encoded proteins:
- a CDS encoding MFS transporter, producing MDADRTTGPGPRAGRREWTGLAVLALPTLLVSLDVFVMLLALPHLSRDLGAGSTQQLWITDIYAFMLAGFLITMGTLGDRIGRRRLLLGGAAVFGLASVLAAYSTSPEMLIAARALLGVAGATLAPSTLALISNMFHDPRQRGLAIGVWLTCFMGGAAIGPIVGGAMLETFWWGAAFLIGVPAMVLLLVLGPLLLPEYRTPQAGRLDLASVALSLAATLPIVYGLKELARNGWQPLPVAAVAVGLAVGVVFTRRQRGLADPLLDLRLFANRTFSAALGTMLFGIMLTSAIMLFITQHLQLVDGLSPLQTGLWMLPTVAANTASFLLSPLLARRIRPAYLIGAGLAVSVAGLLLLTRAGAASGPAVLAAGFALSNLGAGPLLTLGTNLVVGSAPPGRAGSAAAMNETSAEFGFALGIAVLGSVGTAVYRHHIAAGIPAGIPAPAAQAARDTLAGAATAAQHLPGRLQAALLAPAREAFTSGLHAVAILSAVLLAGVAILAVTLLRHVRPSAQNHPDQPGDAPEAAAGAVPQGASN
- the cmdF gene encoding tyrosine 2,3-aminomutase; amino-acid sequence: MTLVETEVVKTEAVQVDVSVDIDGESLNIAGVRRIAEDRAPCKLTPGALAAAARSRQVFEDIAREDIPIYGVTTGFGEMIYMLVGTAKEVELQTNLVRSHSAGVGPLFAEDEARAILATRLNALAKGYSAVRPQVLERLALYLNLGIIPAIPEIGSLGASGDLAPLAHIASTVIGEGYVLRDGKRVKTAEVLSEFGIEPLELRFKEGLALINGTSAMTGLGSLVVGRALTQVRQAEIVAALVIETLQGSTSPFRPEGHDIARPHAGQIDSAANMRELMRGSELTVEHADLRQQVQESRQNGQTVQRTPHYLQKAYSLRAIPQVLGAVRDTLYHAVTKLEIELNSSNDNPLFFEGQEIFHGANFHGQPIAFAMDFVTIALTQLGVLSERRTNRLLNRHLSYGLPEFLVMGDPGLNSGFAGAQYPATALIAENRTIGPASTQSVPSNGDNQDIVSMGLISARNARRVLQNNEKILAVEFLAAAQAVDVSGRYEGLSPAAKAVYDKVRSLVPTLDKDRYMADDIETVAAALARGEVLQAVVDCGVELR
- a CDS encoding MFS transporter gives rise to the protein MTTVDAPPKAGRREWIGLVVLALPTMLTTVDISVLFLALPQLATELGATGTEQLWITDIYAFLIAGSLITMGTLGDRIGRRKVLLSGAAVFIVASLLAAYSTSPEMLIFSRGLLGIAGATVMPSVMALISNMFKDPAQLGAAYGIWGGSIMIGVVLGPVVGGILLGAFGWQSVFIMGVPIMALLLLLGPFFLPEFRAPEAGRLDLFSVILSFASILPIVYGLKEVARNGWQPAAIAALVAGVLFTLIFIVRQRRLTSPLLDLSLFSIKAVRTGLIVATAIGVIMGGVGLTAVLYMQMVEGLSPLQAGAWMLAPTILMTVGGMGIAPQIARKVRPAFVLVVGMVIAAIGMLVLTQVSSVGGFTTLMIGLIIAYIGGSPVGGLTQYMLMSSAPPEKAGSVSSVSSTGGELGVALGIAVLGSVGTIVFRNEVVIPAGVSAGAAQTAKESVAGAVATAQQLPGTVGADLLESAREAFTSGLHAVTTVTGVLYIGLAILTFVGLRHLPPMSGAPGAPPTPGEAAQTEPSKDDTVQTVS
- a CDS encoding tryptophan 7-halogenase, encoding MSAENALEYDVIVVGGGPAGSTTAALVAMQGHNVLLLEKEQFPRYQIGESLLPSTVHGICQLLGVSEELREAGFMPKRGGTFRWGSNPEPWTFSFSISSKFSTEASTAYQVERMKFDQILLDNARRKGVEVRERTSVTDVVEDDGRVCGVHFTDADGVRHTARSRYLVDASGHKSRIHQRVGGKRLYSEFFRNIALFGYYTGGKRLPAPNQGNILAAAFDSGWFWYIPLTDELTSVGAVVRQAELERVQGDREKALSKLIDECPLIAEYLADAQRVTDGPYGEIRIRKDYSYSKEAFWRPGMVLTGDAACFIDPVFSSGVHLATYSAMMAARSINTSLRDQTQETAAFEEYEARYRKEYALFHDFLVAFYDMHQHEDSYFWNAKKVTNNTASELESFVELVGGGASNEGALVDAGSYLTERASAFEELSQIVQRPVHVEGEDRNLLQASLARSVVKAGARIQVQAVIGENADEQTPVRPGGLIPSLDGMHWTWPAA